In Candidatus Binatia bacterium, one DNA window encodes the following:
- a CDS encoding choice-of-anchor tandem repeat GloVer-containing protein, whose translation MDNITRHVLGIAAATVLLSACSTTLNAAPGGSGPVPNALSPRIRTLSQYHVLYNFHGPDGSGPIASLTAVNGTLYGTTKEGGTHGLSPKNGVVFSLTTDGKERVLHDFRVMALDGTYPMAGLIEVNGTLYGTTGLGNPYNTGTVYSITTSGEERLLYSFGEFSPAGMQPSASVTNLNGMLYGTTNFGGDRAAGTIFSLNVDGTEKIVHSFGHPFRSDGQIPGSSLIAVNGTLYGTTYEGGIYDRGHNCGSTPCPGDGTIFSVTSAGKVRVLHSFGKGSDGLSPEAGLIDVKGMLYGTTAQGGTHGCGTVFSVSAAGAERVLHSFGANSSGGCQPAPALIDVGGTLYGTTAYGGAYNHHGTVFSITTGGVEHVLHSFGSGSDGKYPEAALLDLHGTLYGTTEAGGTAGHGTVFAMTP comes from the coding sequence ATGGATAACATCACGCGCCACGTGCTCGGTATAGCGGCTGCAACGGTGTTGTTATCGGCGTGCAGCACGACCCTCAATGCGGCTCCCGGGGGATCCGGACCCGTTCCGAACGCGCTTTCGCCGCGCATACGGACCTTGTCGCAGTATCACGTGCTCTACAACTTTCACGGCCCGGATGGCTCAGGTCCCATCGCGAGCTTAACCGCCGTCAACGGGACGCTGTATGGCACCACCAAAGAAGGCGGCACGCACGGCTTGTCTCCGAAGAACGGCGTCGTCTTCAGCCTTACTACGGACGGCAAGGAACGCGTGCTGCACGACTTCCGCGTGATGGCACTAGACGGCACCTACCCTATGGCGGGCCTGATCGAAGTAAACGGCACCCTCTACGGAACGACGGGACTCGGCAATCCGTACAACACGGGTACGGTCTACAGCATCACGACGAGCGGTGAGGAACGGTTACTCTATAGCTTCGGCGAGTTCAGCCCCGCCGGTATGCAACCGTCGGCGAGCGTGACCAACCTCAACGGGATGCTATACGGCACGACGAATTTTGGGGGCGATCGAGCCGCCGGAACGATCTTTAGCCTTAATGTGGACGGCACGGAGAAGATCGTTCACAGTTTCGGGCATCCCTTTCGCAGCGACGGTCAGATTCCGGGGTCGAGCTTAATCGCCGTCAACGGAACGCTCTACGGCACGACGTACGAAGGCGGCATCTACGATCGAGGCCACAACTGCGGGTCCACGCCGTGTCCCGGCGATGGAACCATCTTCAGCGTTACATCGGCCGGCAAGGTTCGCGTGCTGCATAGTTTCGGCAAGGGCTCCGATGGACTCTCCCCCGAGGCGGGCTTGATCGACGTCAAAGGCATGCTCTACGGTACGACCGCGCAAGGCGGGACGCACGGCTGCGGCACCGTCTTTAGCGTATCGGCGGCGGGTGCGGAGCGCGTGCTTCACAGCTTCGGCGCGAACTCGAGCGGCGGATGCCAACCGGCACCGGCCTTGATCGACGTCGGCGGCACCCTCTACGGAACGACCGCCTACGGCGGCGCGTACAACCATCACGGCACGGTCTTCAGCATAACGACCGGCGGCGTAGAGCACGTTCTGCACAGCTTTGGCTCGGGAAGCGACGGGAAATATCCGGAGGCGGCTTTACTCGACCTGCATGGGACGCTTTACGGCACCACGGAAGCCGGCGGTACTGCGGGTCACGGCACGGTCTTTGCGATGACCCCGTAA
- the dxs gene encoding 1-deoxy-D-xylulose-5-phosphate synthase has translation MVIERINSPADVKRLRRDQIDVLASEIRDLLVRTCAANGGHLAPNLGVVELTLALHRVLNLPSDKLVWDVSHQTYVHKILTGRRERFGTIRKGGGLSGFAMRSESQYDPFGAGHASTAVAAALGMATARDLVGGDERVVAVIGDGALTGGLAYEALNNAGGRRSQFMVILNDNEMSIAPNVGSIASYLSVLRSKPFANFVRRTGKEVLKRLPLGGAAKKAIEGAEIGAMHFIGPSEKTAVIFEELGFRYIGPIDGHNYDVVLDALQTAIDIDRPVLLHVRTVKGKGYEPAERDSRTFHGIGANAFEPSNGAKKSSSGARPKFQDVFGDAMIAVAEKDPRVVGITAAMPDGTGLAKFGKRFPERYFDVGIAEAHAVCFAAGLATNGLKPVCAIYSTFLQRAYDQVVHDVVVQNLPVVFCMDRAGFVGDDGPTHMGLYDIAYLRTLPNMTLMAPSTEAELLPMLEHALSLNSPAGIRYPRGSTNGRHDRVPAPIVHGKAEVLQRGRDVAILAYGTTLDMALDANVQGVTIVNARFAKPLDEGLLLELARDHRHIITLEEHSLAGGFGSAVAEFVSDRGLDLSVERIGVSNVLVQHDSQDKQRALFGLTGDALAARIAQIGPAASIGLRV, from the coding sequence ATGGTAATCGAGCGGATCAACTCTCCCGCGGACGTCAAGCGCCTCCGGCGCGACCAAATCGACGTCTTAGCGAGCGAGATTCGAGACCTGCTCGTGCGCACGTGCGCCGCTAACGGCGGTCACCTCGCGCCCAACTTGGGCGTCGTCGAGCTGACGCTCGCCCTTCATCGCGTCCTCAATCTGCCGAGCGACAAGCTGGTGTGGGACGTCAGCCACCAGACGTACGTCCACAAGATTCTGACGGGCCGCAGGGAGCGCTTCGGCACAATCCGCAAGGGGGGCGGCCTCTCCGGCTTCGCGATGCGCAGCGAATCGCAGTACGATCCGTTTGGAGCGGGGCACGCGAGCACGGCCGTCGCGGCCGCGCTCGGCATGGCGACCGCGCGGGATCTCGTCGGCGGCGACGAGCGCGTGGTCGCGGTGATCGGCGACGGCGCGCTGACCGGCGGGCTCGCCTACGAGGCGCTCAACAACGCCGGAGGTCGCCGTAGCCAGTTCATGGTGATTCTCAACGACAACGAGATGTCGATCGCGCCCAACGTCGGCTCGATCGCGTCGTACCTTTCCGTGCTGCGCAGCAAGCCGTTTGCGAACTTCGTGCGGCGCACCGGCAAGGAGGTGCTCAAGCGCCTCCCGCTCGGAGGTGCCGCGAAGAAGGCGATCGAGGGAGCCGAGATCGGCGCGATGCACTTCATCGGCCCGTCGGAGAAGACCGCGGTTATCTTCGAGGAGCTGGGCTTCCGCTACATCGGGCCGATCGACGGTCACAACTACGACGTCGTGCTCGACGCGCTGCAGACCGCCATCGATATCGACCGGCCGGTGCTCTTGCACGTGCGCACCGTTAAAGGCAAAGGTTACGAGCCCGCCGAGCGCGACTCGCGCACGTTCCATGGCATCGGCGCCAATGCGTTCGAGCCGAGCAACGGCGCGAAGAAGAGCAGCTCGGGCGCGCGGCCCAAGTTCCAGGACGTGTTCGGCGACGCGATGATCGCGGTCGCCGAGAAGGACCCGCGCGTGGTCGGCATCACGGCAGCGATGCCGGACGGCACGGGTCTCGCGAAGTTCGGAAAGCGCTTCCCGGAGCGCTACTTCGACGTGGGCATCGCGGAGGCGCACGCCGTCTGCTTCGCGGCGGGCCTGGCGACGAACGGCCTCAAGCCGGTCTGCGCGATCTATTCGACCTTCCTCCAGCGCGCCTACGATCAGGTCGTCCATGACGTCGTCGTTCAGAATCTGCCCGTAGTCTTCTGCATGGACCGCGCCGGCTTCGTCGGCGACGACGGCCCGACGCACATGGGACTGTATGATATCGCCTATCTGCGGACGCTGCCGAACATGACGCTGATGGCGCCGAGCACCGAGGCCGAGCTGCTGCCGATGCTCGAGCACGCGTTGTCGCTCAACTCGCCGGCGGGGATCCGCTACCCGCGCGGCTCGACCAACGGACGGCACGACCGCGTGCCCGCGCCGATCGTGCACGGCAAGGCCGAGGTGCTCCAGCGTGGCCGCGACGTGGCGATCCTGGCCTACGGAACGACCCTCGACATGGCGTTGGACGCGAACGTACAAGGCGTTACTATCGTGAATGCGCGCTTCGCGAAGCCGCTGGACGAGGGGCTGCTGCTCGAGCTTGCGCGCGACCACCGCCACATCATAACGCTGGAAGAGCACTCGCTGGCTGGCGGATTCGGCTCCGCAGTCGCGGAGTTCGTCTCGGACCGCGGACTCGACTTGAGCGTGGAGCGCATCGGCGTTTCGAACGTCCTGGTCCAGCACGACTCGCAGGACAAGCAGCGCGCGCTCTTCGGGCTGACCGGCGATGCGCTCGCGGCGCGGATCGCGCAGATCGGGCCGGCAGCCTCGATCGGCTTGCGCGTCTAA
- the fxsT gene encoding FxSxx-COOH system tetratricopeptide repeat protein: MEQSLFISRAGADAPFAAEIGRILEESGYDVTLQQWDFANRNFMERMHAALARGSRVVALLSPEYLGSDHCQAEWQNALAGDPLNKTSRLILLRVVECQPVGLLSGLAYWDLVPIRDNPALLRGIVLDAVREERRETAASGPYWRAPETIVDPEAIRPVPGFSGRNEELDALDAALTGEDSIAVVYGLGGVGKSSIAREYAWRNRDRYSIVWWLNAQTEDGVIEGLLRLGALFTRGLDRLADRRAAAQQVTRSMLGCFAKQVLLIFDNLEDERLLRSWQPHSGARILVTSRKAAWSSDIRAVSLDVWPRDAAIGYLRGESGRVDLSESDAEAIVEALGALPLALSHAAAALRGMRMLTPERYLDHIAQHLANAPRHAEYPRSVFATFQTAVAGAEQQAPGAAALFCFAARFAPDTIPDELFRQSLDLYPEALRPVLTDAAPALDLRGALSATRVDEALGALDQLCLLSFAVTSRAYGMHRLVQLVGRDLIGDAKSAWNRCAVGIAEVVFPNLEFGNIEFAAWPRCERLLPHARAALEALPDDVESISAGRLADRCAVYLRERGDYSAPDALEKFALAVFENACGSEHPETVIALNNLAALRWRQARYEEAEALHARALAIREKVVGPAHPEVAYSLNGLAGVYWDQGRYDEAERLHARALAILEQTLGTNHCEVANTLNGLAAVYWDQGRYRDSEELHKRALAIREKALGPDHPDVANSLSNLAVVYGDQGRYEEAEPLHARAVAIREKALGPEHPYVALNLHNLASVLRDLGRYGEAEPLQVRALTIWEKTLGPDHRNVAYGLNGVAVLFEKQGRYQEAERLHKRALDIWEKTLGRDHPNVSRTLNDLALVYRDQGRYEEAEPLVTRALAIREGALGPDHPKVATILGDLAALYGAQGRFAEAKSAYARALAIHEKAFGPDHGSTQALREKLNALPPS; the protein is encoded by the coding sequence GTGGAGCAGAGTCTCTTCATTAGCCGGGCCGGCGCGGACGCGCCGTTCGCCGCGGAGATCGGCCGAATCTTAGAAGAGTCGGGTTACGACGTCACCCTGCAGCAGTGGGATTTCGCCAACCGGAATTTCATGGAGCGCATGCACGCCGCGCTCGCCCGCGGCTCGCGGGTCGTTGCGCTTCTTTCGCCCGAGTATCTGGGCAGCGATCACTGCCAGGCCGAATGGCAGAACGCCCTCGCCGGTGATCCCCTGAATAAGACCTCGCGCCTAATCCTACTGCGCGTCGTCGAGTGCCAACCGGTCGGGCTGCTGAGCGGGCTCGCGTATTGGGATCTCGTCCCGATCCGCGACAATCCCGCGCTCCTTCGGGGGATCGTCCTCGATGCGGTTCGCGAGGAACGTCGCGAAACGGCCGCGAGCGGTCCATATTGGCGCGCTCCTGAAACGATCGTGGATCCCGAAGCGATCCGCCCGGTGCCCGGCTTCAGCGGACGGAACGAAGAGCTCGACGCGCTCGACGCCGCGCTGACCGGAGAAGACAGCATCGCCGTCGTGTACGGCTTGGGCGGCGTAGGTAAGAGCTCCATCGCGCGCGAGTACGCCTGGCGCAATCGCGACCGGTATTCGATCGTCTGGTGGCTGAACGCGCAAACAGAAGACGGCGTCATTGAAGGCCTGCTGCGGCTGGGAGCGCTCTTTACGCGGGGGCTCGATCGGCTCGCCGATCGGCGCGCGGCCGCCCAGCAAGTGACGCGCTCGATGTTGGGCTGCTTTGCCAAGCAGGTCTTGCTGATCTTCGACAATCTCGAAGACGAGCGATTACTGCGCAGCTGGCAGCCGCACAGTGGCGCCCGCATTTTGGTTACGTCGCGCAAGGCCGCGTGGAGCTCCGATATTCGCGCCGTTTCGCTCGACGTTTGGCCACGGGACGCGGCGATCGGGTACCTCCGTGGCGAATCCGGCCGCGTGGATCTGAGCGAATCGGACGCCGAGGCGATCGTCGAGGCGCTTGGTGCGCTGCCGCTGGCGCTCTCGCACGCCGCTGCGGCGCTGCGCGGGATGCGGATGCTAACGCCCGAGCGCTATCTCGACCATATCGCCCAGCACCTGGCGAACGCGCCGCGCCACGCCGAGTATCCTCGTTCGGTCTTCGCGACGTTTCAAACGGCCGTCGCCGGCGCCGAGCAACAGGCACCCGGGGCGGCGGCCCTGTTTTGCTTCGCCGCGCGATTCGCGCCCGATACGATCCCGGACGAACTCTTCCGGCAAAGTCTTGACCTCTACCCGGAGGCGCTGCGCCCAGTACTCACGGACGCCGCGCCCGCGCTCGACCTGCGCGGCGCTCTCAGCGCAACGCGCGTTGACGAAGCGCTCGGCGCGCTCGATCAGCTGTGCTTGCTCTCATTCGCGGTAACATCGCGGGCCTACGGCATGCACAGGCTCGTGCAGCTGGTCGGGCGGGACCTGATCGGTGATGCCAAGTCTGCATGGAACCGGTGCGCCGTTGGGATAGCCGAAGTGGTCTTTCCTAACCTCGAATTCGGCAATATCGAGTTCGCGGCGTGGCCGCGATGCGAGCGGCTTCTTCCCCACGCGCGCGCCGCGCTCGAGGCCTTGCCAGATGATGTGGAATCGATTTCCGCAGGCCGCCTCGCCGATCGCTGCGCAGTGTATCTTCGCGAACGGGGCGACTATAGCGCGCCCGACGCGCTCGAGAAATTCGCGCTGGCGGTGTTTGAGAACGCATGCGGTTCGGAGCACCCCGAAACCGTGATTGCGCTGAATAACCTTGCGGCACTGCGCTGGCGACAAGCGCGTTACGAAGAGGCGGAAGCGTTGCACGCGCGCGCGCTGGCAATTCGAGAGAAGGTTGTCGGCCCTGCCCACCCCGAGGTCGCGTATTCTCTGAACGGCCTCGCGGGAGTATACTGGGACCAAGGGCGCTACGACGAAGCCGAGCGGCTGCACGCACGCGCACTGGCGATCTTGGAACAGACGCTTGGGACGAATCACTGCGAGGTTGCGAATACGCTAAATGGTCTTGCAGCGGTATACTGGGACCAGGGGCGTTACCGAGACTCGGAGGAGCTGCACAAACGCGCCCTCGCGATTCGAGAGAAAGCCCTCGGCCCCGACCACCCCGACGTCGCGAATAGCCTCAGCAACCTCGCGGTAGTGTACGGCGACCAAGGGCGTTACGAGGAGGCGGAGCCGTTGCATGCGCGCGCCGTGGCCATTCGCGAAAAAGCTCTCGGTCCAGAGCACCCTTACGTTGCATTGAATTTGCACAACCTCGCCTCGGTATTGCGCGACCTCGGCCGCTACGGAGAGGCGGAGCCGCTGCAAGTGCGCGCGCTGACGATTTGGGAGAAAACGCTGGGCCCCGACCACCGCAACGTTGCGTATGGTCTGAACGGCGTTGCAGTCTTGTTCGAAAAGCAGGGCCGCTACCAAGAAGCGGAACGACTGCACAAACGCGCGCTCGACATTTGGGAGAAGACACTCGGCCGCGACCACCCCAACGTCTCGCGTACCCTGAACGATCTCGCGCTGGTTTACCGCGACCAAGGGCGGTACGAAGAGGCTGAGCCGCTCGTGACGCGAGCGTTGGCAATTCGAGAAGGAGCGCTCGGCCCGGATCACCCCAAAGTCGCGACGATCCTAGGCGACCTCGCGGCTCTCTACGGGGCGCAGGGCCGCTTCGCAGAGGCAAAGTCGGCGTACGCACGTGCCCTCGCGATCCACGAGAAGGCCTTCGGACCCGATCATGGGTCGACGCAGGCACTGCGTGAAAAGCTGAACGCCCTGCCTCCCAGCTAA
- the rpoB gene encoding DNA-directed RNA polymerase subunit beta translates to MPTGAFTVEQRPDPGPKRDRHSFGKIPHVLEVPNLIELQKASFDWFKTEGLAEAFASISPIKDFTGNLILEFGEHSLGEPKYSIEECRERDMTYSAPLRVRVRLITAESGEIKGIPDQEIFMGDFPLMTDKGTFMINGAERVIVSQLVRSPGVYYSQDVDTNARPTFNATIIPNRGAWIEFETDNGTKNDETEGTIGVRIDKNRKIYVSTFIRALSRPELGLDWESDEAILKLFDDSPLVRNSIEKDKDIKTREDALKEIYKKLRPGEPENAENAEKLLEALFFDEKRYDLAGVGRYKLNAKFHYRIANRDADARVDQPYVVIDEYADAGLEMPPITGKCLTRADMVAVIRRLIKVATGVVPKDDIDHLGNRRVRSVGELLQNQFRVGLLRLERVVRERMTVQDIETVTPQALINIRPVVAAIKEFFGSSQLSQFMDQTNSLAELTHKRRLSALGPGGLSRERAGFEVRDVHHSHYGRICPIETPEGPNIGLIGSLATYGRVNKFGFIETPYRVVREGIVTDEIVYLTADREDEYIIAQANTPVDAPTGKITADSVVCRYAEEYIEEPAARVQLMDVSPKQIVSVATALIPFLEHDDANRALMGANMQRQAVPLLRPDAPIVGTGMEYRAAKDSGSLVVAEEAGTVTSVDAKGVAVRNGDGIERTYELLKFVRSNAGTCINQRPIVNVGDEVVAGQVVVDGPSSDQGELALGQNVLVAFMPWEGYNYEDAILISERMVKEDRFTSIHIEEYECEARDTKLGPEEITRDIPNVGEDALKDLDERGIIRIGAEVRPEDILVGKVTPKGETELTAEERLLRAIFGEKSREVRDTSLKVPHGEKGKIIDVKVFSRENGDELSPGVNHLVRVYVAQKRKILQGDKMAGRHGNKGVIAKVLPEEDMPYMEDGSPVDIVLNPLGVPSRMNLGQIMETHLGWAARMLGMSVATPVFDGAHAEDIAEWLQDAGLPADGKTWLRDGRSGERFSRPITVGLIYMLKLAHLVDDKIHARSTGPYSMITQQPLGGKAQFGGQRFGEMEVWALEAYGAAYTLQELLTVKSDDVVGRVKTYEAIVKGENVMEPGVPESFKVLIKELQSLALDVKVLTENREEVEIKTPEDEMGESERREYGLLMGDEQAAAVSQTSVATREAVAAEGEAAPEEPEEEEEEIDDSKPLDATTAIPAPPPAQRPAEIEAEEIFEEEEHADEEVEGAQGYELEEEDEETTYEDEKPTYEGDEEEAPFAQENNSEEEF, encoded by the coding sequence ATGCCGACCGGCGCGTTCACAGTGGAGCAGCGCCCGGATCCTGGCCCCAAGCGGGACCGTCATTCCTTCGGCAAGATCCCGCACGTCCTCGAGGTCCCCAACTTGATCGAGCTTCAGAAGGCCAGCTTCGACTGGTTCAAGACCGAGGGTCTAGCGGAGGCTTTCGCGTCGATTTCGCCGATCAAGGACTTTACCGGTAACCTGATCCTCGAGTTCGGCGAGCACTCGCTCGGCGAGCCCAAGTACTCGATCGAGGAGTGCCGCGAGCGCGACATGACGTATAGCGCCCCGCTGCGCGTACGCGTCCGCTTGATCACCGCAGAGTCCGGCGAAATCAAAGGCATCCCGGACCAGGAGATCTTCATGGGCGACTTCCCGCTCATGACGGACAAGGGCACGTTCATGATCAACGGCGCCGAGCGCGTGATCGTGAGCCAGCTCGTCCGTTCGCCGGGCGTGTACTACAGCCAAGACGTGGATACAAACGCGCGCCCGACGTTCAACGCCACGATCATCCCCAACCGCGGCGCCTGGATCGAATTCGAGACCGACAACGGTACGAAGAACGACGAGACCGAGGGCACGATCGGTGTGCGGATCGACAAGAACCGCAAGATTTACGTTTCGACGTTCATTCGCGCACTCTCGCGTCCGGAACTCGGCCTCGATTGGGAGAGCGACGAGGCGATCCTGAAGCTGTTCGACGACAGCCCGTTGGTCCGCAACTCGATCGAAAAAGACAAGGACATCAAGACGCGTGAGGACGCACTCAAGGAGATCTATAAGAAGCTCCGCCCGGGTGAGCCAGAGAACGCCGAGAACGCCGAAAAGCTGCTCGAGGCGCTGTTCTTCGACGAGAAGCGGTACGATCTCGCCGGCGTGGGCCGCTACAAGCTCAACGCCAAGTTCCACTATCGCATCGCGAATCGCGACGCGGACGCGCGCGTCGATCAGCCCTACGTCGTCATCGACGAGTACGCCGACGCAGGCCTCGAGATGCCTCCGATCACGGGGAAGTGCCTGACCCGCGCCGACATGGTCGCGGTCATTCGCCGCCTCATCAAGGTCGCGACGGGCGTCGTCCCCAAGGACGACATCGATCACCTCGGCAACCGCCGCGTCCGTTCGGTCGGCGAGCTGCTGCAGAACCAGTTCCGCGTCGGCTTGCTCCGCCTCGAGCGCGTCGTGCGCGAGCGCATGACGGTACAAGACATCGAGACGGTTACGCCGCAGGCGCTGATCAACATCCGACCAGTCGTCGCCGCGATCAAGGAGTTCTTCGGATCCTCCCAACTGTCGCAGTTCATGGACCAGACCAACTCGCTCGCCGAGCTGACGCACAAGCGGCGGCTCTCAGCGCTCGGGCCGGGCGGTCTCTCGCGCGAACGCGCGGGTTTCGAGGTGCGCGACGTGCACCACTCGCATTACGGGCGCATCTGCCCGATCGAGACGCCGGAAGGCCCGAACATCGGTCTCATCGGCTCGCTCGCGACGTACGGCCGCGTCAATAAGTTCGGCTTCATCGAGACGCCGTACCGCGTCGTGCGCGAGGGCATCGTGACCGACGAGATCGTTTACCTCACGGCGGACCGCGAGGACGAATACATCATCGCGCAAGCCAACACGCCGGTCGACGCGCCGACCGGCAAGATCACGGCCGACTCGGTGGTCTGCCGTTACGCAGAGGAGTACATCGAAGAGCCGGCGGCGCGCGTACAGCTGATGGACGTCTCACCGAAGCAGATCGTCTCGGTCGCGACGGCGCTGATCCCGTTCCTCGAGCACGACGACGCGAACCGCGCGCTGATGGGCGCCAACATGCAGCGTCAGGCGGTGCCGCTGCTCCGCCCGGACGCGCCGATCGTCGGAACCGGCATGGAGTATCGCGCCGCCAAGGACTCGGGCAGCCTGGTCGTTGCTGAGGAGGCCGGCACGGTGACGTCGGTCGACGCCAAGGGCGTCGCGGTGCGCAACGGCGACGGAATCGAGCGGACCTACGAGCTGCTGAAGTTCGTGCGCAGCAACGCCGGCACGTGCATCAATCAGCGCCCGATCGTCAACGTCGGCGACGAGGTCGTCGCGGGTCAGGTCGTGGTGGACGGGCCATCCTCGGATCAGGGCGAGCTCGCGCTCGGGCAGAACGTTCTGGTCGCATTCATGCCGTGGGAAGGCTACAATTACGAGGACGCGATCCTCATCAGCGAGCGGATGGTTAAAGAAGATCGCTTCACGTCGATCCACATCGAGGAGTACGAGTGCGAGGCCCGCGACACGAAGCTCGGGCCGGAAGAGATCACTCGCGACATCCCCAACGTCGGCGAGGACGCACTCAAGGATCTCGACGAGCGCGGCATCATTCGCATCGGCGCGGAGGTTCGTCCCGAGGACATCCTCGTCGGCAAGGTGACGCCCAAGGGCGAGACCGAGCTGACCGCCGAGGAGCGGCTGCTGCGCGCAATCTTCGGCGAGAAGTCGCGTGAAGTCCGGGACACGAGCCTCAAGGTTCCGCACGGCGAAAAGGGCAAGATCATCGACGTCAAGGTGTTCTCGCGCGAGAACGGCGACGAGCTCTCGCCGGGTGTCAACCATCTGGTTCGCGTGTATGTCGCGCAAAAGCGCAAGATTCTGCAAGGCGACAAGATGGCGGGCCGCCACGGTAACAAGGGCGTGATCGCCAAGGTGCTGCCGGAAGAGGACATGCCGTATATGGAGGACGGCTCACCGGTGGACATCGTGCTCAACCCGCTGGGTGTGCCGTCGCGCATGAATCTGGGTCAGATCATGGAGACGCACCTGGGCTGGGCGGCGCGCATGCTCGGCATGAGCGTGGCGACGCCGGTGTTCGACGGCGCGCACGCAGAGGACATCGCCGAGTGGCTGCAAGACGCCGGCCTTCCGGCGGACGGCAAGACGTGGCTGCGCGACGGGCGCAGCGGCGAGCGCTTCTCGCGCCCAATCACGGTCGGCCTGATCTACATGCTCAAGCTCGCGCACCTCGTCGACGACAAGATCCACGCGCGCTCGACGGGCCCGTACTCGATGATCACCCAGCAGCCGCTGGGCGGAAAGGCGCAGTTCGGCGGGCAGCGCTTCGGCGAGATGGAGGTCTGGGCGCTCGAGGCGTACGGGGCCGCGTACACGCTGCAAGAGCTGCTGACGGTGAAGTCCGACGACGTCGTAGGACGCGTGAAGACGTACGAAGCGATCGTCAAGGGCGAAAACGTCATGGAGCCCGGCGTTCCGGAATCGTTCAAGGTCTTGATCAAGGAGCTGCAATCGCTCGCGCTCGACGTAAAGGTGCTCACGGAGAACCGCGAAGAGGTCGAGATCAAGACGCCCGAGGACGAGATGGGCGAATCCGAGCGGCGTGAGTACGGACTACTGATGGGCGACGAGCAAGCCGCTGCCGTCTCTCAAACCTCAGTCGCGACACGCGAAGCCGTCGCCGCGGAGGGCGAGGCTGCTCCCGAGGAACCCGAGGAAGAGGAAGAGGAGATCGACGACAGCAAGCCGCTCGACGCGACGACCGCGATCCCCGCTCCCCCGCCGGCGCAGCGTCCGGCCGAGATCGAGGCCGAGGAGATCTTCGAGGAAGAGGAACATGCCGACGAAGAGGTCGAGGGGGCGCAGGGCTACGAGCTCGAGGAGGAAGACGAAGAGACCACTTACGAGGACGAAAAGCCCACCTACGAGGGCGACGAAGAAGAGGCGCCCTTCGCCCAAGAAAACAACTCCGAAGAAGAGTTCTAA
- a CDS encoding ferritin-like domain-containing protein, giving the protein MSTTSQPFVSDIKELRRRAQEQMQRGAVTENYGGDVQQTIDLLQTALATEIVCVLRYTMHNIAAVGIDSESVKEEFAEHASDEYDHMQKIANRINQLGGTPNLNPEGLHTRSATEYGDAQKLIDMIKENLVAERIAVEHYRDLIRFFGEKDPTTRIMLEGILAQEEDHANDMHDLLVAHEGKPFLKN; this is encoded by the coding sequence ATGAGTACCACGAGCCAACCTTTCGTTTCCGACATCAAAGAACTGCGCCGCCGCGCCCAGGAGCAAATGCAGCGCGGCGCCGTCACCGAGAATTACGGCGGCGACGTCCAGCAGACTATCGACTTGCTGCAGACCGCGCTGGCGACCGAGATCGTCTGCGTCTTGCGCTACACGATGCACAACATCGCGGCCGTCGGCATCGACAGCGAGAGCGTCAAGGAAGAGTTCGCCGAGCACGCGAGCGACGAGTACGACCACATGCAGAAGATCGCGAACCGCATCAACCAGCTGGGCGGCACGCCGAATCTCAACCCTGAAGGCTTGCACACGCGCTCGGCCACCGAGTACGGTGACGCCCAGAAGCTGATCGACATGATCAAGGAAAACCTCGTCGCAGAGCGCATCGCGGTAGAACACTATCGCGACCTGATCCGCTTCTTCGGCGAGAAAGACCCGACCACGCGCATCATGCTCGAGGGCATCCTGGCGCAAGAGGAAGACCACGCCAACGACATGCACGACCTGCTCGTCGCGCACGAAGGGAAGCCGTTTCTGAAGAACTGA